A genomic window from Vigna radiata var. radiata cultivar VC1973A chromosome 2, Vradiata_ver6, whole genome shotgun sequence includes:
- the LOC106755743 gene encoding early nodulin-like protein 3, producing MATFIFRSNKAVHALVGCLCLLLMVQKGASYDFVVGGQKGWSVPNDPSFNPFNQWAEKNRFQVGDSLVFNYQSGQDSVLYVKSEDYASCNTDSPYSKFSDGHTVFKLDKSGPHFFISGSKDKCLKNEKLTVIVLAERNKNNNQSTNASPPSPQSSSSSPAPTTGQEGQSPSSDTNQTPSPVSEPPPPNAAASAFVSLAGSVGAFMVSVIMLLSF from the exons ATGGCCACATTCATCTTTAGATCTAACAAAGCAGTGCATGCTTTGGTTGGCTGCCTTTGTCTTCTGCTGATGGTTCAAAAGGGTGCTTCCTATGATTTTGTAGTTGGTGGCCAAAAGGGTTGGAGTGTTCCCAATGATCCCAGTTTCAATCCTTTCAATCAATGGGCAGAAAAGAACCGTTTTCAAGTTGGAGACTCCCTTG TGTTCAACTACCAATCTGGGCAAGACTCAGTGCTGTATGTAAAGAGTGAAGACTATGCGAGCTGCAACACCGATTCAccttattcaaaattttctgaTGGCCACACAGTCTTCAAGCTAGACAAATCAGGGCCTCACTTTTTCATAAGTGGAAGCAAAGACAAGTGCTTGAAAAATGAGAAGTTAACAGTGATTGTGCTTGCTGAAaggaacaaaaacaacaaccaaAGCACCAATGCTTCTCCACCTTCACCacaatcatcatcttcatcaccagCACCTACTACTGGGCAAGAGGGTCAATCTCCATCTTCAGACACAAACCAAACACCAAGCCCTGTTAGTGAACCTCCACCTCCTAATGCTGCTGCTTCAGCCTTTGTCTCTCTTGCTGGCTCTGTTGGAGCATTCATGGTTTCAGTCATCATGCTTTTATCTTTCTAA